Proteins from a genomic interval of Streptococcus sp. D7B5:
- the dltB gene encoding D-alanyl-lipoteichoic acid biosynthesis protein DltB — MNYFEGNEFFLLLFVVLLIGFVVNFFEKRKDYYILALSLLFAGAIYGKSRAMIVYLLAFIVYQYFLVFLAQRIEAKWLKPLVFLSILPLVINKVFALTSLHLLAFIGISYMSFKTIQIMLEISDGLIKEKITVKDYLQFLLFFPTVSAGPIDRSRRFLKEINEVMPRKEYLELAGDGVYRIVLGLLYKIVLSTYVYQMLLALNNTGTVVYSIKYMYLYTLYLFFDFAGYSLMAVGSSNILGIQTPMNFNKPFLSVDIKDFWTRWHITLSTWLRDFVFSRVLMQVIRKKWFKNRLHNATYAYIINMLVMGFWHGLSVSYIVYGFYHGVLMAGFEVYQKKSNFYKKNKNKNWYKLLSWFVTMNLVMIGFFIFSGEPYKILLTTLKR; from the coding sequence ATGAATTATTTCGAGGGGAATGAGTTTTTCCTTCTCTTGTTTGTAGTTTTACTGATTGGTTTTGTGGTAAACTTTTTTGAAAAACGTAAAGACTACTATATTTTGGCGCTCTCCCTCTTATTTGCAGGAGCTATCTATGGTAAGAGCCGAGCGATGATTGTCTATTTACTCGCCTTTATCGTTTACCAGTATTTTCTGGTTTTTCTAGCGCAGCGGATAGAGGCAAAGTGGCTGAAACCACTGGTTTTCCTTTCCATTCTTCCTTTGGTGATCAATAAAGTCTTTGCCCTGACTTCTCTGCATTTGTTGGCCTTTATTGGAATTTCTTACATGTCCTTTAAGACCATTCAGATCATGTTAGAGATATCGGATGGCTTAATCAAAGAAAAAATCACTGTAAAAGATTATCTACAGTTTTTGCTCTTTTTCCCAACAGTTAGTGCTGGTCCGATTGATCGGAGTAGGAGATTTTTAAAAGAGATAAACGAGGTCATGCCCCGAAAAGAGTATCTAGAGTTAGCAGGGGACGGTGTGTATCGTATCGTTCTAGGCCTCCTTTACAAGATTGTTTTATCAACCTATGTTTACCAGATGTTACTCGCTCTAAATAATACTGGCACAGTCGTTTATTCAATCAAGTATATGTACCTCTATACCTTGTATCTGTTCTTTGACTTTGCAGGCTACAGTCTAATGGCCGTTGGAAGTAGTAACATTCTAGGTATTCAGACACCGATGAACTTTAACAAACCTTTCTTGAGTGTCGATATCAAAGATTTCTGGACCAGATGGCATATCACCTTGTCGACCTGGTTGAGAGATTTTGTATTTTCAAGAGTATTGATGCAGGTTATCAGGAAAAAATGGTTTAAAAATAGACTACACAATGCAACCTATGCCTATATAATTAATATGTTAGTCATGGGTTTTTGGCATGGTCTTAGTGTTAGTTACATTGTCTATGGTTTTTATCATGGTGTCTTGATGGCTGGATTTGAAGTGTATCAAAAGAAAAGCAATTTTTATAAGAAAAATAAAAACAAAAACTGGTATAAGCTACTAAGTTGGTTTGTGACCATGAATTTGGTTATGATTGGTTTCTTTATCTTTTCGGGTGAACCCTATAAAATCTTACTGACGACTTTAAAGAGATAA
- the dltD gene encoding D-alanyl-lipoteichoic acid biosynthesis protein DltD encodes MIKLKAFLLSLVLVIATLALLNVTYVKKIDDYYKVKDNSIRYNTSYEKYKSRDILTSNITPNTLVLMGSSELVATINEDYHPNKIFNYNDFNIMQIGTSYSQNIIQATTLGSIEGSMSKRKVAIVESVQWFEKDGTHQDAFLNKASQEHIFHMLDNDKISKETKEKLINRIIEITKGNKQQNDIYKKYKSYFIDGKGTIVDKKLLELDNAMYSFKLKRKFYENHEKSDYPSLGDKTPDYDWEKMTAQFVEEVKRKTDNNDYAVDNNYYNTYLKDRYASLKDSNKDLSYLESPEYSDMELFLTVAKELGIEVEVIIFPVNGKWNDYTGVSREMREKTYKKIEDVAKSHGATVLNYGNREYDDYFLFDVMHVGVKGWMEVEKELYKFANQAN; translated from the coding sequence ATGATTAAATTAAAAGCATTTTTACTATCGCTTGTGCTCGTAATTGCGACGCTTGCCCTTTTAAATGTGACGTATGTCAAGAAGATTGATGATTATTATAAAGTCAAGGATAACAGTATTCGTTATAACACCTCGTATGAAAAGTATAAAAGTAGAGATATTCTAACAAGCAATATCACCCCCAATACACTGGTTCTAATGGGTTCCTCAGAGTTGGTTGCGACGATAAATGAAGACTATCATCCAAATAAAATTTTTAACTACAACGATTTTAATATCATGCAGATTGGGACTAGTTATTCTCAAAACATCATTCAGGCTACGACCTTGGGCTCTATTGAAGGATCAATGAGTAAGCGAAAAGTAGCTATAGTAGAGTCGGTTCAGTGGTTTGAAAAAGATGGGACCCATCAAGATGCCTTTTTGAACAAGGCTTCTCAGGAACATATTTTTCACATGCTAGATAATGACAAGATTAGTAAAGAAACGAAAGAAAAACTAATCAATCGCATTATCGAGATTACCAAAGGAAACAAGCAACAAAACGACATCTACAAAAAATATAAAAGTTATTTCATAGATGGAAAAGGAACCATTGTTGATAAAAAACTATTAGAGTTAGATAACGCGATGTATTCCTTTAAGCTCAAACGAAAATTTTATGAAAATCATGAGAAATCAGATTATCCTTCACTAGGAGACAAAACCCCAGACTATGATTGGGAAAAGATGACGGCTCAGTTTGTGGAAGAGGTCAAAAGGAAAACAGACAATAATGACTATGCTGTTGATAATAACTACTACAATACTTACTTAAAAGATCGCTATGCATCGCTAAAAGATTCCAATAAAGATTTGAGCTACCTAGAGTCACCTGAATATTCAGATATGGAACTTTTCTTGACGGTTGCTAAAGAATTGGGCATTGAAGTTGAGGTTATTATTTTCCCAGTAAACGGGAAATGGAACGACTACACTGGTGTCTCAAGAGAGATGCGAGAAAAAACTTATAAAAAAATAGAAGATGTCGCAAAAAGCCATGGTGCAACCGTATTAAACTATGGAAACAGAGAGTATGATGATTACTTTTTATTTGACGTGATGCACGTTGGAGTGAAAGGATGGATGGAAGTTGAAAAAGAACTTTACAAATTTGCAAACCAAGCTAACTAA